The genomic DNA ACACTAGCCCTCGCCTGGACGCCTACCCGCTTGTGGCTTGCGCAGATGGCCCTCCGCCGCGCCAACCAGAAACGCCGGCGAACTGCACTCTGCTgagtgctgcagcagactgCAGTCCGTAGACGATCGGCATCATCACCGTTGACCGCACCCTCGGCGGAGCAATGAACTTTCTGTCCTGCGTCTTCCTGCGAGTGTGGACTGTATACTGTACGTCGAACTGCTACTCCCGCGCGGGCGCTCGACGCGCCGCGCACCGAGCAGGCGGCCCAAACTCAATCGTGCTACGGGCAAGGTTCGTCATCTCACCATCtgcgagcagcagcgcgcgCCGGGATGGCCGCCGGCGCGAGTCATGTTGGACGTGTTTCTACACGCAGCCATGAAACAGACGAGTCTAGTAGCGACAACACTGCTGCCACGGCCACTCTTCATGCCCGAAGCAGGCTCGCGCCCGGTAGCAGCACACGTGGAAGCGCCGGTCTGATCGCCACCGTGCACGGATTAATCCGCTGCCTCATGCATGCCCGTCGTCACCCACCGCTGCGTGTTCGCTTGGGGCCTCCCATTCTACCAGGGCAGCCACATACCGCAAGCGAGACCAGGTCCCCATGCTCACGCCCCACCAGCCCATGTCGGCTCCGTACAACGCAACAACGAGCCGCTGAGCTTCACCACCGGCGCAATTTGCATAAGCAAGCCTTGATGCCATCTGTCTCGCCCACCGTCGCATCACCTCGTCGGCGACTGATCTAGACAACGTGCTGCTGGAGCCCACCCGATGCAGCCAGCTGAACCAACGGTACTCGTTATCCGCTCGGCTTTCGGTACCGTGTGACCATGCAATTCAACCTGGAACTGGTGCTCCTTCTGTGTGCAGGGACGACGccgctcttcttcgttgaTGCTAGAAACTCCACACTCTGGCTCAATTAACGACCTCTACCTAATACCTCTGTGCTGGATGTGTCAATGCAGTCGCCCGAACCGCGCGGCAAGCTACCGGATCGGCCCTCTCGCTGGCAATCTTGGAGCACCAGCAGAGTATCCTCCACTTCACTCGTCTGAACCTGCCTCCGATCACTACTGCTTCCGGAGGACTGCATACTTCAGCTAGCGAGGGGAGAGAAACGCTGACCTCGACGTTCGAGATCGAGATCATTGTCCGCAGCATAATCTGGCGCTCGTCGCTTTTCTCGCCGGCGGCGCCTGCGTGGTCAGCTACAACAGGCCATTGTGTCTGCCACCACGAAAACCACTTTTCTCAGAAAGCCTTTCGTCAAGCACGGCGCACAAGCAGGGATCAGATTTGATGTCACACGGCATGCACGGTGTGAAGACCGTTTCAATGCGCCACTCATGCACAAAGGAAAGAAAGGAAAATGAGGGTGGCTAGAGACACCGCTCTGCGGGCCATCTCCATACGTGGCAGCACTCATCACACCTTTTCTTCACGAAACCGTGGCGGAGTGGAACCGTTGAACTATATTCCTCGCCGACACGACAGCAAACGACCTGCTTTTCGTGCTGTCGAACGTAATGGTATCGTCGTGTCAAGGAGGCCTGCTGGAAAATGTTATGCAGAATATGCGTGCATGCATAAGCTGCCCTCTAGCTGCAATACCCGAAAGCCCGATTATAGCCTGCTCACGCTTTCGGTGCGCAAGTCTATCGACGACGTTTAGCGAGTGCGCTAGACAAGGAAGGAGATGGCGTTATCTACGCAGCACCTCCTCTCTATCCTGAAGCAAGTTCCCTGCAACGGGTCAACACAGCAAACATTCAATGAATGACGTTCGTTGGCGATTCTTGATAATCACAGCTGAACAAGCGGACAAATTTCACCTGGTGGCAACGTGTTGGCCGAGGAGGGAAGTCTGAATCATGTTCTCATCGTTTAATGGATATTGTACTCGGTCCGTTATCCAGCGCAGCGGACTCGGCTCGACAGGTTCTCAGCGCTTCGATCAACCGATGCAATAAACAGTTCGCTAAAGCTCCgcaatgctgctgatgatgccATCCAGCGCGAGTGCACAATTCCACCTGCTGATGGCAGGTACCTGGGCACCTGGAAAAGTAGGATTCGGCGTCGGCATGCCATCTCCGCCAGAGCCCCATACTACAGTTCTATCCTACCCCACGCAAATTATCTCCGACGAGTCAAGAAAATTTGGGACACGTTCAATTCGGcacacaagaagaagcagggtcAACCGCTACCTCCGCTTTGACCCTCTATCACCACTTCTCACGCCATGGAAAAGCAGGGCCGCACGCCCGTACCAACGATCCATGGCGAAGGGGATTTTGGCATCCCACGTCTGCCGAATTTTGCTTTCTGAAGATCACTTATGGCTTTCTCTGTCCTTGAGATCGAGTACTCTGGGACGACTCTGATCATCACAATTTCATTGTGCTCGAGAGTACCGTACTTGAAGCGTCGTACGAAAGCACTGACCAGACGATAGGGTTTTATTTCTGTCCTAAGTCTTTTCGGTGTTGACTCCGATTGTGGTGTTGCTGATCAAACACAAGAACGTGTGAATGCATTGATCAGTAATATAGCAGTGGCTTGGATTGTTGTTGAATATCCATGCACGGTGCTTCAGAAGAGGCATCCTTCTTCCGGTGAAGAAAAAGGTCAGCCTTTCAAGCACACGACACAGTCGGACACGCACGTGTGTGAAGAAGCTTTGAAGAGAGTGGGTGTGATGGTTTGCGTACCTGAAACAAGAATTTCCTGGACTCGGACGACGTTGTGTGGGTGCGGAGTTGCTCTGTGCTCTGCTCTGTGTGATCGGAATTGAAGTCTCACCTCGAGATCGCGAGGTAATTCCTGGATCTACGGGATACGAAGTATGAATGACGAGCGGCATAACGAGTTAACGTGATATTATCGGAACATTGAGACATCATATCACATGAGTCTCATCATCAAACGGTATGAGTACACACTAACAATGAGTGGAGAGATGCGCTTCATCCAGTTTGCCATCAAGATTACAGCAAGCTGCCACAGCGAGCTGCCACACCAAGCTTCCCATTCCTCCTCAACACTCATACTCAACCACACACCTACTCTTTACAACAGAGACGATATTACTATCAATATCAACCTTCTCTCGTTTGCCCTCAATATACTCTCCCCCATCGAACGAAATGCGACAGCTATTCCACTTATAACTTCCGCGCCAAAAGTCTGCGCTCACGCACATATTGTGCGTGCCCTTATAATCTGCGCGACCGACGGAGAACGCGTAGGGTTTGAGATCACCGGACAAGATTTTGGTGTAGCGCTTTTTGCCGCTCTTGGAGTCTTCGATGGAAAAGTTGAAGTCCCAAATGTTGATGTGGGATTGGTAGGCGCCgccaccgcctccgccgccgtaGGAGTTGATGCCGGTGAGGATGTAGCGGCAGAGAGGTCCTGGGGGCTTTGGTGGAGGGGGAGGAGGAGTTGGTGAAGGTATAATTGCTGTTACGGCGCTGATGAGGTCGTTGATGCCGTTGACGTTTATCGTCGGAGTGGTGGGTTCGTTGTTCCAGGTTGCGACAGCTTCGGCGAGAACGGATGCGGCGGGATTGTTGGGGATTTGAGGCAAGGCTGTGCCTAGCTCTGCGATGGAGCTGAGCAGGACTGCGGCGATCGAGAGGACTGAGACGTGCATTTTGAGGAATTGTTTTGCGTTGGCTCTTGTGTTGCTACGATGCAGCGCTGGAAGGTAAGATATCTTCTTTCACAACTCCCATAACCACCCACAAACTGGCGAATGCTTATACACATCAAGCTTGAGACAAGGCTGAACACAGACGGCAGTGCAGAATCGCCAGCATACGCTGCGCCTTCGACATCGCCGTTTCATACCACGAGAAGACTTCCAATCATGGCCTGAAATAGACAAGGAGAGAAAGAGGCCGCCTTAGGTTTGTGACTCCTACAGCCTTGCCATGAAACATTCGAAGGACGTCCAATCGATTGACTACAGCGCTCGATCGCCAATAAGATCAAGGACTTCAATCCTCAGCCTTGCGCAGCGGGGCGCGCAAAAAGGCGTCGATCTCGACGAAAGCTCCGACAGTCTACTATCCGCCGTCGAACTGCGTTGATGCACTGCGTTGATGCACTGCGATGGATGGACTGCAATGAGACTGCGATGATGCACTGCGATGATGGACTACGCTGTTGCACTGCAATAATGCACTGCAATGACGAACTGCAATGATGCACTGCAATAAAGGACTGCAATGAGGCACTGCAATAAGGCACTGCAATAAGGCACTGCAATAACGGACTGCGATGATGGACTGCGTTGATGCACTGCGATAATGCACTGCAATAAGGCACTGCAATGATGCACTGCGACAGGGTATTGAACTGCGCCGAGTGAACTGCGCCAGTGGAGTAGCTTCCTCAAACATTCAGTCTACCTTcatgcaagaagaagaacatgtAAAATAATTCCAatccttcacttcactccGCACTAGACTAGACTAGCGTTACTGGCATGGATCGAAGCTCCTCACATGTGAAAGGCGGTGGCGTTCAGTGGATCAGAACATGAATTGCAGCACCTTGGC from Cercospora beticola chromosome 3, complete sequence includes the following:
- a CDS encoding uncharacterized protein (antiSMASH:Cluster_6), translated to MHVSVLSIAAVLLSSIAELGTALPQIPNNPAASVLAEAVATWNNEPTTPTINVNGINDLISAVTAIIPSPTPPPPPPKPPGPLCRYILTGINSYGGGGGGGAYQSHINIWDFNFSIEDSKSGKKRYTKILSGDLKPYAFSVGRADYKGTHNMCVSADFWRGSYKWNSCRISFDGGEYIEGKREKVDIDSNIVSVVKSRCVVEYEC